A single region of the Nitrospirota bacterium genome encodes:
- a CDS encoding response regulator transcription factor has product MPTTLLIAEDQRLFRQSLRLLLEREPDLRVVGEATDGREAFDLAMTTKPDMILMDVDMPRLDGVTATRLIRGCLPDVKVLMLSVHDEDARIVAAVQAGACGYILKDADHAEFLRIIRATYRGERVHSPFMPDGFAKNVVSALQEAGRGTADGLTLLTEREREILACAASGRGNKDIADQLCVSLDTVKTHLHHIYRKLGVAGRVEAILIYLNSK; this is encoded by the coding sequence ATGCCGACCACATTGCTGATTGCCGAGGATCAACGGCTCTTTAGACAAAGCCTTCGGCTGCTGCTCGAACGCGAACCGGACCTGCGAGTGGTTGGAGAAGCGACTGATGGGCGTGAGGCGTTCGATCTGGCGATGACAACCAAACCCGATATGATCCTGATGGACGTGGATATGCCGAGGCTCGACGGGGTCACGGCCACGCGCCTAATCAGGGGCTGTCTCCCTGACGTGAAGGTCTTGATGTTGTCGGTCCATGATGAAGATGCGAGAATCGTGGCGGCGGTGCAAGCCGGCGCCTGCGGCTACATTCTGAAGGATGCCGACCATGCCGAGTTTCTTCGCATCATCCGAGCCACCTACCGGGGGGAACGAGTGCATTCCCCCTTCATGCCGGACGGCTTTGCCAAGAACGTGGTTTCCGCTCTGCAAGAGGCAGGGCGCGGGACTGCCGACGGCCTCACACTGCTGACTGAGCGGGAGCGGGAGATTCTGGCTTGCGCCGCGTCCGGGCGTGGCAATAAAGACATCGCCGATCAGTTGTGCGTGTCGCTCGACACCGTGAAGACCCACCTCCACCACATCTATCGCAAACTCGGTGTCGCCGGCCGGGTCGAAGCGATTCTGATCTATCTCAACAGCAAGTAA
- a CDS encoding DUF3365 domain-containing protein, which translates to MTSRLRWVIVPILVFAVAGWAGSERACAKDRQPESGAPFQTILELETTARLLAILLDSGRNVINENQVLFDEQGKTEKGFTPDVFERQVLDVFHGRSGTDLRDLEAARIPAGAKKLLKELILVSKQVVAEAQPEINRPGGGLKEFIPAIFGARVATRFTERTHVRLKQTALAPRNPLNAPDAVERTALEAFADSSYPREKVISEVTAKSGSLRLIFPLYTTRKCLDCHGDPKGELDRTGYPREGLSLGQNAGAISVMIPIRP; encoded by the coding sequence ATGACTAGTCGCCTGCGGTGGGTGATCGTACCAATTCTGGTCTTTGCCGTGGCCGGTTGGGCAGGCAGCGAACGGGCCTGTGCGAAGGATCGTCAGCCGGAATCCGGCGCTCCATTTCAAACCATCCTTGAGCTTGAGACGACGGCTCGCCTCCTCGCGATCCTACTCGATTCCGGCCGAAACGTGATCAACGAGAACCAAGTCCTGTTCGATGAGCAGGGGAAAACGGAAAAAGGCTTTACCCCTGACGTGTTTGAACGACAAGTACTGGACGTCTTTCACGGCCGCTCAGGTACCGATCTGCGAGATCTTGAGGCGGCGCGAATTCCGGCTGGAGCGAAGAAGCTCCTCAAAGAACTGATCTTGGTCAGCAAGCAGGTGGTCGCAGAAGCCCAACCTGAGATCAATCGACCAGGTGGCGGACTCAAAGAGTTTATTCCCGCGATCTTTGGCGCGCGAGTGGCCACCCGATTCACTGAACGGACACACGTGCGGCTGAAGCAGACGGCGCTGGCGCCGCGCAATCCCCTCAACGCGCCGGATGCGGTTGAACGAACGGCGTTGGAGGCGTTTGCCGATTCCTCATACCCCCGCGAGAAAGTGATCAGCGAAGTCACGGCGAAGAGCGGGTCGTTGCGCCTGATATTTCCTCTCTATACGACCAGGAAATGCCTGGATTGTCACGGCGACCCCAAAGGGGAACTGGACCGGACCGGTTATCCCCGGGAGGGACTCAGCCTCGGGCAAAATGCCGGTGCGATTAGTGTGATGATCCCGATTCGACCATGA
- a CDS encoding SUMF1/EgtB/PvdO family nonheme iron enzyme, with amino-acid sequence MRRIACFLWVMIVVAGPGVLWASERLDAPAAKPAGSGVIVHSDGYILTAHHVVANAKRIFVVTSGEFRAPAILISTDLEHDLALLKIETVGLTEAPIGYAGAVRLDEEIITVGFPFGLRDVSVTRGRIAAVRTKGVQRVFQVDAAINPGNSGGPIFNRRGQVVGVLTTKFTHPSGIVPEGMSFAVPITYATPLLANIPDFDFTMIGKGRKDVKGGGESKGLAQEVVRTTVRIETVRNTDIALMPPASAQVAGSSSKSGPSAGVSPRLQPSSVRDQAPRAPDEEAIVRVNEQLRAAQEDELKQLAQRGIAQPEGMVVIPAGEFLMGAEDGLQDARPVHRVHLSSYWFDTYEVTNARYRQCVEGGGCTMPKDRQAFDDPQRVQHPVTNITWNQARSFCQWHGKRLPTEAEWEKAARGTDGRRYPWGNDGDIVKNLVRNGELKAGTNGIESVGRQTATVSPYGVFDLIGSVSQWVKDWYAEDFYQASPARDPQGPLRGSFRVLRGGEWNEKPPDLRASYRGWDDVTYWGPTLGVRCANDVP; translated from the coding sequence ATGAGACGAATAGCATGCTTTCTATGGGTGATGATCGTCGTCGCCGGTCCCGGTGTCCTCTGGGCGTCCGAGCGACTAGACGCACCAGCCGCAAAGCCGGCGGGGAGCGGGGTCATTGTCCATAGCGACGGCTATATCCTGACGGCCCACCACGTGGTCGCCAATGCGAAGCGGATCTTCGTCGTGACGTCCGGAGAGTTTCGCGCGCCGGCGATCCTCATCAGCACCGATTTAGAGCATGACCTCGCCCTGCTAAAGATTGAAACGGTGGGATTGACGGAAGCGCCCATCGGCTATGCGGGGGCAGTCCGACTCGATGAGGAAATCATCACTGTCGGATTTCCGTTCGGCCTCCGGGACGTGTCCGTGACCCGCGGTCGGATTGCGGCGGTGCGGACGAAGGGCGTCCAGCGGGTCTTTCAAGTGGATGCGGCCATCAACCCCGGCAACAGCGGAGGGCCCATCTTCAACCGACGCGGGCAGGTGGTCGGTGTGCTGACCACCAAATTCACCCATCCTTCCGGTATCGTGCCTGAAGGGATGTCCTTTGCGGTGCCGATCACCTACGCCACGCCCCTCCTCGCGAATATCCCGGATTTCGACTTTACGATGATCGGGAAAGGGAGGAAGGATGTGAAGGGAGGCGGTGAGAGCAAAGGCCTCGCTCAAGAAGTCGTCCGGACCACCGTGCGCATCGAGACGGTCCGGAATACGGACATTGCCTTGATGCCGCCGGCTTCGGCTCAGGTGGCCGGATCCTCGTCGAAGAGCGGCCCATCGGCGGGCGTCTCGCCGCGCCTCCAGCCGAGTTCGGTGCGGGACCAAGCGCCGAGGGCACCGGACGAAGAGGCGATCGTGCGGGTGAATGAGCAACTCCGGGCTGCACAGGAAGATGAACTGAAGCAGCTGGCCCAGCGCGGCATCGCTCAACCGGAGGGGATGGTGGTGATTCCAGCCGGGGAATTTTTGATGGGTGCGGAGGATGGGCTGCAAGATGCTCGTCCCGTGCACCGGGTGCATCTTAGCTCCTACTGGTTCGACACATACGAAGTGACGAACGCGCGGTACCGACAGTGCGTGGAAGGAGGGGGCTGCACGATGCCCAAAGATCGCCAGGCGTTTGATGACCCGCAACGTGTGCAGCATCCCGTGACCAACATTACGTGGAACCAGGCTCGATCTTTCTGCCAGTGGCACGGGAAGCGATTGCCGACAGAGGCCGAATGGGAAAAGGCGGCGCGAGGGACGGATGGCCGCCGCTACCCCTGGGGTAATGACGGGGACATCGTGAAAAACCTGGTGAGGAATGGAGAACTCAAGGCCGGCACCAACGGAATCGAGTCGGTCGGACGCCAGACGGCAACGGTGTCGCCCTATGGGGTGTTCGACCTGATCGGGAGTGTGTCCCAGTGGGTGAAAGATTGGTACGCGGAAGATTTTTACCAGGCTTCTCCTGCCCGCGATCCGCAGGGACCGCTGCGTGGTTCCTTCCGCGTATTGCGGGGCGGGGAATGGAATGAGAAACCGCCGGATCTGCGGGCCAGCTACCGGGGATGGGACGACGTGACCTACTGGGGGCCGACGCTCGGCGTGCGCTGCGCGAATGATGTGCCCTGA